A window of the Oryzias melastigma strain HK-1 linkage group LG11, ASM292280v2, whole genome shotgun sequence genome harbors these coding sequences:
- the prrt1 gene encoding proline-rich transmembrane protein 1: protein MSSEKHGLNDAARQAMQPPPYLPGPQDPNIPQHPNMAPGTQPGYPPPPPPPGSEGYLQETQFHCGPMGPNGAPQGYTVQTQGPGGTMPHPPVGYIHPGYPLQLQPCTAYVPVYPVASGQPYLPAGGAHPGMPPGQIHPMQMPPSITLMDRRPPHDYLPIAVLTTVCCFWPTGIIAIIKAVQVRTAIARGDMVTAEIASREARNFSFISLAVGIASIVLCTILTVVVIIASQHHDDDWEP, encoded by the exons ATGTCGTCAGAGAAACACG GGCTCAACGACGCCGCCCGTCAGGCGATGCAGCCCCCTCCGTACCTGCCGGGCCCGCAGGATCCCAACATCCCCCAGCACCCCAACATGGCGCCCGGGACCCAGCCGGGgtacccccctccccctcccccgccGGGCTCTGAGGGATACCTCCAAGAAACCCAGTTTCACTGCGGGCCCATGGGCCCAAACGGCGCCCCTCAGGGCTACACCGTCCAGACCCAAGGCCCCGGAGGCACCATGCCGCACCCCCCCGTGGGATACATCCACCCGGGGTAccccctgcagctgcagccctGCACAGCTTACGTCCCGGTGTACCCGGTGGCATCG GGCCAGCCCTACCTGCCCGCCGGAGGGGCTCACCCGGGGATGCCGCCGGGGCAGATTCACCCCATGCAGATGCCGCCCAGCATCACCCTGATGGACCGCCGGCCCCCCCACGACTACCTTCCCATCGCGGTGCTGACCACCGTCTGCTGCTTCTGGCCCACGGGCATCATCGCCATCATCAAAGCCGTGCAG GTGCGCACCGCCATCGCCAGAGGCGACATGGTGACGGCGGAAATAGCCTCCAGGGAGGCACGCAACTTCTCCTTCATCAGTCTGGCCGTGGGCATCGCCTCCATCGTGCTGTGCACCATCCTCACCGTGGTGGTCATCATCGCCTCGCAACACCACGACGACGACTGGGAGCCGTAA